Proteins from a genomic interval of Paenibacillus sp. FSL R5-0623:
- a CDS encoding DUF1700 domain-containing protein produces MNRQQFMKAMEVHLRPMDPFERAELLADYDQHFELGLREGRLEEEIARELGHPEEIAKEALGDRYDIHTPGSDAFYAPTYQEMRSPRNNTRATRKFFTAIGLLFLNLILGIPLGLIMWSVWLVIASLSLLVVAPVAAVVEFVFLGQLDKPEIFVAIGAFGVGILFAIASKYVFRTFKIVTLQYIRWNKNTMKGDVSA; encoded by the coding sequence ATGAATAGACAACAATTTATGAAAGCCATGGAAGTTCATCTACGGCCGATGGACCCATTCGAACGGGCTGAGTTGCTCGCCGACTATGATCAACATTTCGAGCTCGGACTACGAGAAGGCCGACTGGAAGAAGAGATTGCTCGGGAACTGGGCCACCCGGAAGAGATAGCCAAGGAAGCACTTGGTGATCGGTATGACATCCATACACCGGGTTCAGATGCGTTCTATGCACCAACGTATCAAGAAATGCGGTCACCTAGAAACAACACCAGAGCCACTCGCAAATTTTTCACAGCCATCGGCCTGTTATTCCTGAATCTGATTCTTGGCATTCCTCTTGGTCTCATAATGTGGTCGGTATGGCTTGTTATTGCCAGCCTTTCCTTGCTGGTAGTGGCTCCTGTAGCAGCAGTTGTGGAATTTGTATTCCTGGGCCAACTCGATAAACCGGAGATTTTCGTTGCGATTGGCGCTTTCGGTGTCGGCATTTTGTTTGCCATCGCATCGAAGTATGTCTTTAGAACCTTCAAAATCGTCACTCTTCAATATATTAGATGGAATAAAAACACGATGAAAGGAGATGTTTCCGCATGA
- a CDS encoding DUF4097 family beta strand repeat-containing protein, producing MSTKKWLALAVICIGIGLLGTSIYGVQFGDEREHYSKRWDFKADELQNIIMNANFSADIEFVVSPDSNGYIEVDGKWDPAVVKSFEQATLSNGTFQLAQTERERLQFFTLYWNDRDSTITVALPEGHQLNEVKLDSSSSDWDLTGLNANQLELNNTSGSIRLENIKAPNIELFLTSGDINASMIDGDMTVKQTSGSFTADQIAGHVNSKIKSGDIEITELNGAADVQFTSGSIHIEQSHSAPINASGTSGDIFIQAAPDFDGIYDAKATSGSVDVPESPMVSREVIKARTSSGSIEITK from the coding sequence ATGAGTACCAAAAAATGGCTTGCGCTCGCCGTGATATGTATCGGAATAGGTTTACTCGGGACATCCATCTATGGCGTTCAGTTCGGGGATGAACGGGAGCATTACTCCAAACGATGGGATTTCAAAGCAGATGAATTGCAGAACATTATCATGAATGCTAATTTCAGTGCAGATATTGAATTTGTTGTAAGCCCGGATTCGAATGGTTATATCGAAGTGGATGGCAAATGGGACCCTGCTGTAGTCAAAAGCTTCGAACAGGCCACCTTATCCAACGGCACATTCCAACTGGCGCAGACAGAACGTGAACGATTGCAATTTTTCACCCTGTATTGGAATGATCGAGATTCCACAATAACTGTGGCCCTGCCCGAAGGACACCAATTAAATGAGGTTAAGCTGGATTCTTCTTCAAGTGACTGGGATCTGACAGGTCTAAATGCCAATCAGCTTGAGCTGAATAATACCTCAGGTTCCATACGTCTGGAAAACATCAAGGCGCCCAATATTGAATTGTTTCTAACTTCTGGTGACATTAACGCTTCCATGATTGATGGAGACATGACCGTGAAACAGACATCCGGAAGCTTCACGGCAGATCAGATTGCCGGTCATGTAAACAGTAAGATTAAATCAGGAGATATTGAGATCACTGAATTAAACGGCGCAGCTGATGTTCAATTCACTTCGGGTAGCATTCATATTGAACAGTCCCATTCCGCCCCGATTAATGCATCTGGAACATCAGGAGATATTTTCATTCAAGCTGCACCTGATTTTGACGGAATCTACGACGCTAAGGCTACTTCCGGAAGTGTCGATGTACCTGAATCGCCAATGGTAAGCCGGGAAGTGATCAAGGCCCGTACCTCCTCTGGTAGCATCGAGATTACCAAATAG
- a CDS encoding 3-ketoacyl-ACP reductase, with protein sequence MELKNKTAIITGAGKGIGRAIAEALAKEGVHLGLIARTASDLQALQQSLSQEYGVKVTSAVADISDRTQAEAAVAAIEMELGAVDILINNAGIGKFGTFMEMEPEEWERILHVNVMGTYYVTRAVLPSMIKESSGSIINIASTAGERGFATGSAYCASKFALLGMTESLMQEVRKSNIRVTALTPSTVNTELATNAGLKIGDEDRMMQAEDVAELALATLKLSDRVFVKAAGIWTTNPQ encoded by the coding sequence ATGGAACTTAAAAATAAAACAGCTATCATTACAGGTGCCGGTAAAGGCATCGGTCGTGCCATCGCTGAAGCACTTGCCAAAGAAGGAGTACACCTCGGCCTTATCGCTCGCACCGCTTCCGATCTTCAGGCTCTGCAGCAGTCTCTTAGTCAAGAATACGGTGTGAAAGTAACCAGTGCTGTGGCCGATATCTCGGATCGCACACAGGCGGAAGCCGCTGTAGCAGCTATTGAGATGGAACTCGGCGCGGTGGATATTCTCATCAATAATGCGGGGATCGGAAAGTTCGGGACGTTCATGGAGATGGAGCCCGAAGAGTGGGAGCGCATCCTGCATGTTAACGTTATGGGTACATATTACGTTACACGCGCTGTCCTTCCAAGCATGATCAAGGAAAGTAGCGGCAGCATTATCAATATTGCTTCCACTGCAGGTGAGCGCGGATTCGCTACAGGTTCAGCATACTGTGCATCCAAGTTTGCGCTACTCGGCATGACTGAATCTCTGATGCAGGAAGTGCGCAAGTCCAACATTCGTGTGACCGCACTGACTCCAAGCACCGTTAATACGGAGCTTGCGACCAATGCCGGACTGAAAATTGGCGACGAAGATCGCATGATGCAAGCGGAAGATGTAGCTGAACTTGCACTGGCAACGCTTAAGCTGTCCGACCGTGTCTTTGTCAAAGCAGCAGGCATCTGGACGACTAATCCACAGTAG
- a CDS encoding XRE family transcriptional regulator — protein sequence MDIGLAIRTIRKQKQITIMQMCEGTGLSKGFISNVENNKTSPSIATLESIADYLEVPLPYLLLTPEQRMNVVRKNERKETTAGSGQIKVQQLTAKGAMRMSIVELPPGASTGISKHAGEESHLVLQGKIRAEQCEDVEVLDVGDSFTWNAIVPHEVTNIGEEPAVVLIAVSKELGLDHL from the coding sequence ATGGATATTGGCTTGGCTATTCGTACGATCCGCAAACAGAAACAGATTACGATCATGCAGATGTGCGAGGGCACGGGGTTGTCCAAAGGTTTTATTAGCAACGTGGAAAATAACAAAACATCACCTTCCATTGCTACGCTTGAAAGTATTGCGGATTATCTGGAAGTGCCACTTCCCTATTTGCTGCTGACACCGGAGCAACGGATGAATGTGGTACGTAAGAACGAGCGCAAGGAGACGACAGCCGGAAGCGGACAGATCAAAGTGCAGCAGCTTACAGCCAAAGGTGCGATGCGTATGTCCATTGTGGAGTTACCGCCAGGTGCTTCAACCGGGATTAGCAAACATGCCGGGGAGGAAAGCCATCTGGTGTTGCAGGGCAAGATTCGTGCCGAGCAATGTGAAGATGTGGAGGTTCTTGACGTGGGTGATTCGTTTACCTGGAATGCAATAGTGCCTCATGAAGTGACCAATATCGGTGAGGAACCTGCGGTGGTGCTCATTGCGGTGTCCAAAGAATTGGGTCTGGATCATTTATAA
- a CDS encoding glyoxalase superfamily protein, with protein MLKSIVPILRIFDENKAREFYLEYLGFQLDWEHRFEPDMPLYMQVSLDSIVIHLSEHHGDCTPGAALRVETDTLDTFHGALRQKEYKNARPGIEETPWQSREMTVTDPFGNRIIFVEASAE; from the coding sequence ATGTTAAAAAGTATCGTGCCTATCTTGAGAATATTTGATGAAAATAAAGCTAGAGAGTTCTACCTGGAATACCTGGGTTTTCAATTGGATTGGGAACATCGATTCGAACCGGATATGCCCTTATATATGCAGGTTTCGCTCGATTCCATCGTGATTCATCTGTCCGAACATCATGGAGATTGTACACCTGGAGCTGCCTTGCGCGTGGAAACAGATACCTTGGATACATTTCATGGTGCACTTCGTCAGAAAGAGTACAAAAATGCGAGACCCGGTATCGAGGAGACCCCTTGGCAATCAAGAGAAATGACCGTGACAGATCCGTTTGGCAATCGGATTATATTTGTTGAGGCAAGCGCTGAATAG
- a CDS encoding alpha/beta hydrolase-fold protein, whose product MNSPYIHEVRLPSHYNPDQRYPVIFALHGMGSDEQDMLRLMEPMQCDFIIVAIRGPIVQGSGYAYFQIKSIGNPIRELYDASVLGLQQLIVDLSAKYAIDPTRRYIAGFSQGAIMAMTLSLIMGDAIKGIVAMSGYIPQFVKDEYKLQPNSELSVFISHGDQDHLFPLQLGEDNAHFFRQHTNHVTYVPYNGGHQVTPDLYQQFQHWLRTDANLTTEDPKGLNS is encoded by the coding sequence ATGAATTCTCCTTATATACATGAAGTCCGGTTACCGTCTCATTACAATCCAGATCAACGTTATCCTGTGATTTTCGCCTTACATGGGATGGGATCAGATGAACAGGATATGCTTCGTTTAATGGAGCCTATGCAGTGTGATTTTATTATTGTTGCCATCCGTGGGCCTATCGTTCAGGGTAGTGGTTATGCCTATTTTCAGATTAAAAGCATTGGCAACCCCATCCGTGAATTGTATGATGCCTCCGTGCTGGGACTGCAACAGTTGATTGTTGATCTGTCCGCCAAATATGCTATTGATCCCACGCGGCGTTATATCGCCGGATTCAGCCAGGGCGCCATTATGGCAATGACCCTATCGCTGATTATGGGAGATGCCATTAAAGGCATAGTAGCGATGAGTGGGTACATCCCGCAATTTGTGAAAGACGAGTACAAGCTGCAACCCAATTCGGAGCTGTCTGTGTTCATCTCACATGGAGATCAGGATCATCTATTCCCGCTGCAACTGGGGGAAGATAACGCCCATTTCTTCCGTCAACACACGAATCACGTCACATATGTACCTTACAACGGTGGACACCAGGTGACCCCCGATCTATATCAACAATTCCAACACTGGCTTCGGACGGATGCAAATCTGACTACCGAAGACCCGAAAGGACTGAATTCATAA
- a CDS encoding class III extradiol ring-cleavage dioxygenase, which translates to MMPSLFIAHGAPSLALEENVYTEFLQKLGQELPKPKAIVLFSAHWESTTQLVSSVANYETIYDFGGFQPELYQIKYPAQGQAETTAEVERLFAEAGIPVQTDDVRGLDHGAWVVLRLLYPDADIPVVALSVNRYLTGEQQYRVGQALASLREQDILVIGSGGTVHNLRRLNWESDGVDPWASEFDNWLHDKLVSWDTESLFSYDKLAPSAQAAVPTSEHFVPLLLAMGAGDQNKRASLLFKAYQYGNLSLSCWKFE; encoded by the coding sequence ATGATGCCATCCCTGTTTATTGCTCACGGTGCCCCATCACTGGCACTGGAGGAGAATGTATACACTGAATTTTTGCAGAAACTTGGACAGGAACTGCCGAAACCCAAAGCAATTGTATTGTTCTCTGCTCACTGGGAATCCACAACTCAGCTTGTATCCTCGGTAGCCAACTATGAGACCATTTATGATTTCGGCGGTTTCCAGCCCGAGCTGTACCAGATCAAGTATCCGGCTCAAGGACAGGCAGAGACCACAGCCGAGGTGGAGCGTTTATTTGCAGAAGCAGGGATTCCGGTACAGACCGATGACGTCCGTGGCCTGGATCACGGCGCTTGGGTCGTTCTGCGCCTGCTCTACCCGGATGCGGATATTCCTGTAGTCGCCTTGTCGGTTAATCGCTATCTGACAGGTGAGCAGCAATATCGTGTTGGACAGGCACTCGCTTCCTTGCGTGAGCAAGACATTCTCGTCATTGGTAGCGGCGGAACCGTCCACAATCTGCGTCGATTGAACTGGGAAAGCGACGGCGTTGACCCGTGGGCATCAGAGTTCGATAACTGGCTACATGACAAGCTCGTGAGTTGGGATACGGAGTCCCTCTTCTCCTATGATAAACTGGCACCTTCAGCTCAGGCCGCCGTGCCTACGTCGGAGCATTTTGTACCGCTGTTACTCGCCATGGGTGCGGGAGACCAGAACAAGCGGGCATCGCTCCTATTCAAAGCCTATCAGTATGGCAATCTGAGCTTGTCCTGTTGGAAGTTTGAATAA
- a CDS encoding SMI1/KNR4 family protein, translated as MPEQRIYELMDELDMLLEEKVQDEENRELLEAYREFEGVTDEQLDAFEQEQGIRLPADFRAFYKRKNGSGYGFHVLYPSLEEGRESEPFYLLSLEKIHKEQSTLVENRMDDYYTEEEIRELDPRIKPYLFQKKWVTFGKLGGGSLYLMFDFDPTEQGTVGQIIMYVHDPDFVYYVAGTFTELLEQSNRNLRVLEAIEY; from the coding sequence ATGCCAGAACAGCGTATATATGAATTGATGGATGAACTGGATATGTTGCTGGAGGAGAAGGTACAGGATGAGGAAAACCGGGAGCTCTTGGAGGCATATCGCGAGTTTGAAGGCGTGACGGATGAACAGCTTGACGCATTCGAGCAGGAACAAGGTATTCGATTACCTGCTGATTTTCGTGCGTTTTATAAACGTAAAAATGGGAGTGGATATGGCTTTCACGTCTTGTATCCAAGCCTTGAGGAAGGACGAGAGTCCGAGCCATTTTACTTGTTATCTCTGGAAAAGATTCATAAGGAGCAGTCCACGTTGGTGGAGAACCGCATGGATGATTATTATACCGAAGAAGAGATCCGTGAGCTTGATCCTCGAATCAAACCCTACCTTTTTCAAAAAAAATGGGTTACGTTTGGCAAGCTTGGAGGCGGTTCACTGTATCTGATGTTCGACTTTGATCCGACAGAGCAAGGAACGGTTGGACAGATTATTATGTACGTGCATGACCCGGATTTTGTATATTATGTCGCTGGGACGTTTACGGAACTGTTGGAACAGTCTAACCGGAATTTACGTGTCTTGGAGGCCATTGAGTACTGA
- a CDS encoding cation diffusion facilitator family transporter → MAEQPKSESFMSLVKKGNTSSAVAMAGNAVLAVCKGGAFLFSGSGAMFASAMHSLADAINQGFVFVGSVLSEKKPTRRFPTGFGRVINIFCMIAVIVVTIMAYETIHEGIHLLQHPVGHTGGLWINIGVLVLNIVIDGAILIKAMKEILKEARAPKAAGFALVPAAIKNVGRAAPPTRLVFYEDVVAVLGATLALISVVVIALTNFALLDGIVTTIIGCLMIAVAFRVGYDNMIGLIGVAAPQDIEDKVSQTILADTHVADIQMMRIIQEGRYYHVEGLIELTKGLSLADADDIKFRIQEKLMTNPDIADAAISIIEDDGVNSWGKKHSDVVK, encoded by the coding sequence GTGGCTGAACAACCGAAGTCTGAGAGCTTTATGTCTCTCGTCAAAAAAGGAAACACATCCTCCGCCGTAGCGATGGCAGGTAATGCCGTACTTGCTGTGTGCAAAGGGGGCGCCTTCCTATTCAGTGGTAGTGGTGCCATGTTCGCATCGGCGATGCATTCACTCGCTGATGCCATTAACCAAGGGTTTGTCTTTGTCGGAAGTGTGTTGTCCGAGAAAAAACCTACACGCCGCTTCCCAACCGGATTTGGACGGGTCATTAACATTTTCTGCATGATCGCCGTGATTGTTGTTACCATTATGGCGTATGAAACGATCCATGAAGGCATCCATCTGTTGCAGCATCCTGTTGGTCATACCGGCGGTCTCTGGATTAACATCGGAGTGCTTGTTCTGAACATTGTCATTGACGGGGCCATTTTGATCAAAGCCATGAAGGAAATCCTCAAAGAAGCACGTGCACCCAAAGCCGCCGGATTTGCCTTGGTCCCTGCTGCCATCAAAAACGTAGGCCGTGCTGCGCCACCAACCCGTCTCGTATTCTACGAAGATGTTGTAGCAGTACTCGGTGCGACACTCGCCTTGATCTCCGTTGTAGTCATTGCATTGACCAATTTTGCATTGCTCGATGGCATTGTGACAACGATTATTGGATGTCTGATGATCGCTGTAGCCTTCCGTGTCGGTTACGATAATATGATCGGATTGATCGGTGTTGCGGCTCCGCAGGATATTGAGGACAAAGTGTCCCAAACCATTCTCGCAGACACACACGTTGCCGATATTCAGATGATGCGTATCATTCAGGAAGGCCGTTATTATCATGTGGAAGGTCTGATTGAACTGACCAAAGGACTCAGTCTTGCCGATGCAGATGACATCAAGTTCCGTATTCAGGAGAAGTTGATGACAAACCCCGATATCGCCGACGCTGCCATCTCCATTATTGAGGATGACGGTGTGAACAGCTGGGGCAAGAAACATTCGGATGTGGTGAAATAA